A window of Thermococcus aggregans contains these coding sequences:
- a CDS encoding lipoate protein ligase C-terminal domain-containing protein, with protein sequence MKRIGEHKAKKGLIRFEIEDEDGIAKDVKITGDFFVYPEETIGELENALKGKRLEELEKAIEEFFAVRLDVEMPYINVEDFKVALKNALRGENEN encoded by the coding sequence ATGAAAAGGATAGGTGAGCACAAAGCCAAAAAAGGTCTTATAAGGTTTGAAATTGAGGATGAAGACGGCATTGCAAAAGACGTAAAGATTACCGGCGACTTTTTTGTCTATCCAGAGGAGACAATCGGCGAACTTGAGAACGCCTTAAAGGGAAAACGGCTTGAGGAACTTGAGAAAGCAATAGAAGAGTTCTTTGCGGTAAGGCTGGACGTTGAGATGCCTTACATAAACGTTGAGGACTTTAAGGTCGCCCTTAAAAATGCTCTGCGTGGTGAAAATGAGAACTAA
- a CDS encoding stage II sporulation protein M, with protein sequence MRTKVFYAFLGVFLTGVLFGVVFSILSPSSAENLFSNLRQFFGGVVEENTDKFGLFAFIFLNNSRVAVICALGGLLFGIVPAGILFFNGFIVGIVIKYFNAQGESLAKILLAIIPHGIIEIPAFAVAGLGGVEWYLELINGEGSLGERFLSGFRKSMKMLALSLIMLLVAAFVEAYVTPVIASVV encoded by the coding sequence ATGAGAACTAAAGTCTTCTACGCTTTTCTTGGAGTCTTTCTCACTGGAGTTCTCTTTGGGGTAGTATTCTCTATTTTGAGTCCGAGCTCCGCTGAGAACTTATTCTCAAACCTTAGGCAGTTTTTTGGAGGAGTTGTGGAGGAAAACACCGACAAATTTGGCCTTTTCGCCTTTATATTTCTCAACAATTCGAGAGTTGCAGTGATATGTGCTCTTGGCGGCCTACTTTTTGGCATAGTTCCCGCGGGGATACTGTTCTTTAATGGCTTTATAGTAGGTATAGTGATCAAATACTTCAACGCGCAGGGAGAAAGCTTGGCAAAAATCCTTCTGGCGATTATCCCCCATGGAATAATAGAGATCCCGGCTTTTGCAGTTGCGGGCCTTGGTGGGGTGGAGTGGTATCTTGAGCTAATTAACGGAGAAGGAAGCTTAGGAGAGAGGTTCTTGAGCGGATTCAGAAAATCCATGAAAATGCTTGCTTTGTCTTTGATAATGCTCCTAGTGGCAGCATTTGTTGAAGCTTATGTCACTCCAGTTATCGCTTCGGTTGTTTAA
- a CDS encoding DUF354 domain-containing protein, translating to MKIWIDIVNSPHAHFFKGIIRELEKRGHEVLVTTREFDGLTGILDMLGIDYYVVGKHGGSTLEGKLIASTERQYKLSKLIIEEKPDLALYKNSPEAPRVAFGLGIPTIGFADNDTAVAVNKLMLPFTRRLIYPKAIDAYELIKCGADVNSLKPINGIPELAHIYGFIPSKKPLKELGLSPYSYIVMRTEPIKANYFNGDAEKSVLENVIPLLPEIPIVLFPRTESQKKRFEHFENVIIPEHVTDSLSLLYYAKLMIGAGGTMNREALALGTPTISTYPGRLLAITKWLISLGIKFHSTDPIKVSEKAWELMRKNGAFRKHIRSVIASMENPIDAFLREVEIYEEYGTFPAPKVAAGELVDKR from the coding sequence GTGAAGATATGGATAGATATTGTCAACTCACCTCACGCTCACTTTTTCAAAGGTATAATCAGGGAGCTCGAAAAGAGAGGGCACGAAGTGTTGGTAACTACAAGGGAATTTGACGGCCTAACTGGAATTTTGGACATGTTGGGGATAGATTACTATGTTGTGGGCAAACACGGCGGATCAACTCTTGAAGGAAAGCTTATAGCAAGTACCGAAAGACAATACAAGCTATCCAAACTCATAATTGAGGAAAAACCGGATTTGGCCCTCTATAAAAATTCTCCCGAAGCTCCAAGGGTGGCTTTTGGATTGGGAATTCCCACAATTGGGTTTGCCGACAACGACACTGCCGTAGCTGTCAACAAGCTCATGCTGCCCTTCACGAGAAGATTAATCTATCCAAAGGCCATAGACGCATATGAACTCATAAAATGCGGGGCAGATGTAAATTCCCTTAAGCCAATAAACGGCATTCCCGAATTAGCCCACATCTATGGCTTCATCCCCAGCAAAAAGCCCCTAAAAGAACTCGGCTTATCCCCATACAGCTACATTGTAATGAGAACCGAACCTATAAAGGCCAACTACTTTAACGGCGATGCCGAGAAGAGTGTCCTCGAAAACGTGATTCCCTTACTCCCCGAAATTCCCATAGTTCTATTCCCAAGAACGGAAAGTCAAAAGAAGCGCTTTGAACACTTTGAGAACGTCATAATCCCAGAACACGTTACAGACAGCTTGTCTCTCCTTTACTATGCAAAGCTGATGATCGGTGCAGGAGGAACAATGAACAGAGAAGCCCTGGCTTTAGGAACTCCGACCATTTCAACTTACCCAGGCAGGCTTTTGGCAATCACAAAGTGGCTTATAAGCCTTGGCATTAAGTTCCACTCAACAGACCCCATAAAGGTTTCAGAAAAGGCCTGGGAGCTTATGAGAAAGAACGGGGCGTTTAGGAAGCATATTAGAAGTGTAATTGCATCCATGGAAAACCCAATAGATGCATTCTTAAGAGAAGTCGAAATTTACGAGGAATACGGCACCTTCCCTGCTCCAAAAGTTGCCGCAGGAGAGCTAGTGGACAAAAGATGA
- a CDS encoding UDP-N-acetyl-D-mannosamine dehydrogenase, with amino-acid sequence MREKIADRSAEIAVIGLGYIGLPTAIMFANAGFKVVGYEIREDVVKKVNSGTSHIIEPEIEDMLRKAIENGNLRATSDKKEIAGKDVYIICVQTPLKEDKTPDLSYLENAVRTTAESMKKGSLVIIESTVPPMTTLRMAKLIEDITGFKAGEDFYMVHAPERVMPRRIFKELVYNSRILGGINEESAELAELLYRTFVKGQIFKTNSTTSEMVKLMENTFRDVNIALANEFAFLAHQYGIDVFEAIELANTHPRVKIHMPGIGVGGHCLPKDSYLLLSSAKEDFGLIKKAREINEDMPLFAKDLLIDALKTINLPVEEAIVVVLGLAYKGYSDDTRNSPALKFIEEIKDIVMEVRTYDPYVKGTHENLEDALKGADAVVIATDHPEFKTLDWQALGRLMRNKILIDGRHVVKNPPKGFVFKGIGRGEY; translated from the coding sequence ATGAGAGAAAAAATAGCTGACAGAAGCGCTGAGATTGCTGTTATAGGCTTAGGTTATATCGGTCTCCCTACGGCAATCATGTTTGCCAATGCTGGATTCAAAGTTGTAGGGTATGAAATAAGGGAAGATGTTGTGAAAAAAGTAAATTCTGGAACTTCTCATATAATTGAGCCCGAAATAGAGGATATGTTAAGGAAGGCAATTGAAAACGGAAATTTGAGAGCCACCTCGGATAAAAAAGAGATAGCGGGTAAAGATGTCTACATAATATGTGTCCAGACTCCCCTGAAAGAAGATAAAACTCCGGATTTAAGTTATCTTGAAAACGCCGTCAGAACGACTGCTGAATCCATGAAGAAAGGCTCTCTCGTGATCATAGAGAGTACTGTTCCCCCCATGACGACCCTAAGAATGGCAAAGCTTATAGAAGACATAACCGGGTTTAAGGCTGGAGAGGACTTTTACATGGTTCATGCTCCCGAAAGGGTCATGCCGAGAAGGATATTCAAGGAGCTCGTTTATAATTCCAGAATACTTGGAGGAATAAACGAAGAAAGCGCCGAACTAGCTGAACTTTTGTACAGAACCTTTGTAAAAGGTCAGATTTTCAAGACGAACTCTACCACAAGTGAAATGGTAAAGCTCATGGAGAACACCTTCAGAGATGTGAACATTGCTCTGGCAAACGAGTTCGCATTTTTAGCTCACCAATATGGAATTGATGTTTTCGAGGCTATTGAGCTCGCTAATACCCATCCGAGAGTTAAAATACACATGCCGGGAATTGGTGTTGGCGGTCATTGCTTGCCAAAAGACTCCTATTTGCTTCTCAGTTCTGCAAAAGAAGATTTTGGATTGATAAAGAAAGCAAGAGAAATCAATGAAGACATGCCTCTCTTTGCAAAGGATCTTCTTATAGATGCCCTGAAAACAATTAACCTTCCTGTAGAAGAAGCGATTGTAGTGGTTTTGGGACTGGCATACAAGGGTTATTCAGACGATACAAGGAATTCACCAGCCCTTAAGTTTATTGAAGAGATAAAAGATATCGTTATGGAAGTGAGAACTTACGACCCCTATGTAAAGGGAACGCATGAGAACCTTGAAGATGCCCTAAAGGGAGCAGACGCCGTTGTGATAGCGACTGATCATCCAGAATTTAAGACTCTGGACTGGCAGGCACTGGGAAGGCTTATGAGGAACAAAATTCTTATAGACGGGAGACATGTTGTGAAGAATCCTCCGAAAGGGTTTGTATTTAAGGGAATCGGGAGGGGCGAGTATTGA
- the wecB gene encoding non-hydrolyzing UDP-N-acetylglucosamine 2-epimerase produces MRPAFVFGTRPEIIKLAPVIRAFERRGIEPLMIHTGQHYDYEMSKIFLEELELHKIDYHLEVGSGTQAYQTGMAMIKIEEVLMKEKPDVTLVQGDTNTVLAGALASVKLKIPVAHVEAGLRSFDRTMPEEINRILADHASEVLFAPTEDAKKNLEREGIIEGVYVVGNTIVDSVLQNSEIAEKKSRILEKLGLKPKEYALLTAHRAENTDSEENLKKLVEIITSLPITVVYPVHPRTEKRLKASGLWEKLKAKEHVILTKPLGYLDFLKLQKNAKIVLTDSGGIQEESIILNVPCLTLRYNTERPETIKAGGNVLVGLEKDRVLHYVEKLLNDEEFYRRMANAKNPFGDGKAGERIAEILLDLYEKGKLRVKSSRFI; encoded by the coding sequence TTGAGGCCGGCGTTTGTCTTCGGTACAAGACCAGAGATAATAAAACTTGCACCGGTGATAAGGGCATTCGAAAGAAGGGGTATTGAGCCCCTAATGATCCACACGGGACAGCACTATGATTACGAAATGAGCAAGATTTTTTTGGAAGAGCTGGAGCTCCACAAAATTGACTACCATCTTGAAGTGGGCTCTGGAACCCAGGCATATCAAACGGGAATGGCGATGATAAAGATAGAGGAGGTTCTCATGAAAGAGAAGCCGGATGTTACATTAGTTCAAGGGGACACCAACACAGTCTTAGCTGGTGCCTTGGCGAGTGTCAAGCTTAAAATTCCTGTTGCCCACGTTGAAGCCGGTCTTAGGAGCTTTGATAGGACAATGCCGGAAGAAATAAATAGAATCTTAGCAGATCATGCAAGTGAAGTCCTTTTTGCCCCAACTGAGGATGCAAAGAAAAACCTTGAGAGGGAAGGAATAATTGAAGGGGTGTATGTCGTTGGAAATACAATAGTTGATTCCGTTCTCCAGAATTCAGAAATAGCCGAAAAGAAAAGCAGGATTCTGGAAAAGTTGGGGTTAAAGCCAAAAGAATATGCTCTTTTGACTGCTCATAGAGCTGAAAACACTGATAGTGAAGAGAACCTCAAAAAACTCGTGGAAATAATAACTTCCTTGCCGATAACTGTAGTGTATCCGGTACACCCAAGAACGGAAAAGAGGCTAAAAGCCTCAGGCTTATGGGAAAAGCTGAAAGCGAAGGAACACGTGATTCTCACAAAACCCCTTGGCTATCTTGACTTTTTGAAGCTGCAGAAAAACGCTAAAATTGTTTTAACTGACTCAGGTGGAATTCAAGAAGAGAGCATAATCCTTAACGTCCCGTGCTTGACTCTACGCTACAACACGGAAAGACCGGAGACAATAAAAGCTGGAGGGAACGTTTTAGTTGGCCTTGAGAAAGACAGAGTTCTCCACTACGTAGAGAAGCTCTTGAACGATGAAGAATTCTACAGAAGGATGGCAAATGCTAAGAACCCCTTTGGGGATGGAAAAGCGGGAGAAAGAATTGCCGAGATTCTTTTGGATCTTTATGAGAAGGGGAAATTGAGAGTGAAAAGTTCGAGATTTATTTGA
- a CDS encoding alpha-amylase family glycosyl hydrolase, protein MRRRFGALLLLMFMLNIIASGCLQSPTTQELKLPSGNYPPIYINEKSQNMCPPGKVPVTFRYQPEENVTSVSLRGSFNDWGELPMKNENGTWVRTVCLNPGRYEYKFFVDGEWIKDMSAVDPTADAYVDDGFGGKNAVKIVKGEQGLIIEHDPKNPAYLSIADNRTVIRFKVQPNQIQSAFLVASNGEYKMERQLWWGSGEVWRVEIQEVSPIEYYFKLTTNNGEVLVLNTSKNPFFTFDGINRFPQVEWVSKGIGYQIFPDRFNNGDPSNDALALQTDEFWFNELINERPILSNWSDPISPLHCCHQYFGGDIKGILEKLDYLQELGVTVIYLNPIFLAGSAHGYDVYDHYRLDPQFGSEEDLKILIEEAHKRGIRIIFDFVPNHSGIGHWAFLDVASRGKKSPYWNWYFVQRWPFKLGDGKAYLGWWGLGSLPKLNTANPEVKEYLIGAALHWLDFGFDGIRIDAPQELINAEEFFSELRKAIKEKHPDAYIVGEIWELSPRWVQGNMFDSLMNYALGRDILLAYARGDWNGERTLELLGRYYASYGENVIAMGFNLVSSHDTSRVLTDLGGGNLGDTPKPEAIQRLKLLSTLLYTLPGMPVTFQGDERGLLGDKEHFDSHRYPIQWDTVNEDVLNHYKSLADLRKSVPALTSSKIKFYTSKEGVLAFFRGHDDEVLVIANNVPKDTSIPLPPGKWKQIWPEGEKIFEKEITVPGLEVLVLVKT, encoded by the coding sequence ATGAGACGGCGCTTTGGGGCTCTTCTTTTGCTAATGTTCATGTTAAATATAATAGCATCAGGATGCCTTCAATCACCCACAACCCAAGAGCTAAAACTTCCCTCAGGAAACTATCCCCCCATCTACATAAACGAAAAAAGCCAAAATATGTGTCCACCAGGTAAAGTGCCCGTCACGTTCAGATACCAACCAGAAGAAAACGTTACTTCTGTGAGTCTGCGAGGAAGCTTTAACGACTGGGGAGAACTGCCCATGAAAAATGAGAATGGAACATGGGTAAGGACAGTATGCTTAAATCCCGGCAGATACGAATACAAATTCTTTGTAGATGGCGAATGGATAAAAGATATGTCAGCAGTTGATCCCACAGCAGATGCTTACGTAGATGACGGATTTGGCGGAAAAAACGCCGTTAAAATCGTAAAAGGGGAACAAGGCCTGATAATAGAACACGACCCTAAGAACCCCGCTTATCTATCGATTGCCGATAATAGAACGGTAATTAGGTTCAAGGTACAACCCAACCAGATACAATCGGCATTTCTCGTGGCTTCCAATGGAGAATACAAAATGGAGCGTCAGCTATGGTGGGGGTCTGGAGAAGTCTGGAGAGTGGAGATTCAAGAGGTAAGCCCCATAGAATACTACTTCAAACTCACAACAAACAATGGAGAGGTTCTCGTCCTTAATACCTCCAAAAATCCATTCTTCACCTTTGATGGGATAAACAGGTTCCCCCAAGTGGAGTGGGTGAGCAAAGGAATAGGCTACCAGATATTTCCGGATCGCTTTAATAACGGTGATCCAAGCAATGATGCATTAGCTCTCCAAACCGATGAGTTTTGGTTTAATGAGCTTATAAATGAAAGGCCCATTCTATCAAATTGGAGCGACCCAATAAGCCCACTTCACTGCTGTCACCAGTACTTTGGAGGAGATATAAAAGGGATACTCGAAAAGCTGGATTACCTTCAAGAACTTGGGGTTACTGTTATCTACCTAAACCCGATATTTCTAGCTGGAAGCGCTCACGGTTACGATGTATACGACCATTACCGCCTCGATCCACAGTTTGGAAGCGAAGAAGACCTAAAGATTCTCATTGAAGAAGCTCATAAGAGAGGTATAAGAATTATCTTTGACTTTGTCCCCAACCACAGCGGAATTGGACATTGGGCGTTTCTGGATGTGGCATCAAGAGGAAAGAAAAGCCCTTACTGGAACTGGTACTTTGTGCAGAGATGGCCATTTAAGTTGGGAGATGGAAAAGCATATCTTGGGTGGTGGGGACTCGGAAGTTTGCCCAAGCTCAACACAGCCAATCCAGAGGTCAAGGAATATTTAATAGGTGCCGCACTGCACTGGCTTGACTTTGGCTTTGACGGCATTAGGATAGATGCGCCACAAGAGCTCATAAACGCCGAGGAATTTTTCTCCGAGCTAAGGAAAGCCATCAAGGAAAAGCACCCCGATGCATACATAGTGGGCGAAATATGGGAGCTTTCTCCGAGATGGGTGCAGGGAAACATGTTCGACTCCCTCATGAACTACGCTCTCGGAAGAGATATACTCCTTGCTTACGCAAGGGGAGACTGGAATGGAGAAAGAACGCTGGAGCTTTTGGGCAGATACTACGCAAGCTACGGAGAAAACGTCATTGCCATGGGTTTTAATCTGGTAAGCTCCCATGACACTTCAAGAGTCCTTACAGATTTAGGAGGTGGCAATTTAGGAGACACACCAAAGCCAGAAGCAATTCAGAGACTAAAACTTCTTTCAACGCTCTTATACACTCTTCCAGGCATGCCCGTAACTTTCCAAGGAGATGAAAGAGGCCTCCTAGGGGACAAAGAACACTTTGACTCCCATAGATACCCAATACAATGGGATACCGTGAATGAAGATGTGTTAAACCATTACAAGAGCCTCGCAGATTTAAGAAAAAGCGTTCCGGCGTTAACAAGCAGCAAAATAAAGTTCTACACCTCAAAAGAAGGCGTCCTAGCATTTTTCAGGGGACATGATGACGAGGTTCTTGTAATTGCAAACAACGTCCCCAAAGACACATCTATTCCCCTTCCTCCAGGCAAATGGAAGCAGATATGGCCAGAAGGAGAGAAAATATTTGAGAAAGAGATAACAGTTCCAGGGCTGGAAGTTCTGGTACTCGTAAAGACATAG
- a CDS encoding radical SAM protein produces MMRIKFPNSYFEEVDTNIRLVWRNTLYADFEKSLLEKAIRRKFKIKPEISVENGYLVVNTENEEIEKFIAFLIQSHLGEFLKNRYTRRKVLYIHEGMEVPLLGYNGFGLIDRGTNLIQVRGSTGCNLSCIFCSVDEGPYSRTRLLDYVVDVDYLLKWFDEVARFKGKGLEAHLDGQGEPLLYPFIVELVQGLRENPNVSVISLQSNGALLNDKLVEELAEAGLDRVNLSIHSLDPEKAKMLMGMKDYDLNHVLEMAEALINAGIDVLLAPVIIFGINDNEAEAFIEFVRKIGAGKRWPALGFQNYVPYKFGRRPTVKFLSFKEFYAWLRALEEKTGMRPLVLRPEHFGMHRRRFIPLQFHVGEVVKVKVILPGRIEGEMLGTARNRLIEIINTNAKVGDEIKVKIVRTRHGIYVGTPV; encoded by the coding sequence ATGATGAGAATAAAGTTCCCAAATTCCTATTTCGAAGAAGTGGACACTAACATAAGACTGGTTTGGAGAAACACTCTTTATGCTGATTTTGAAAAATCCCTTCTTGAAAAGGCAATTAGAAGGAAATTCAAAATTAAACCCGAAATTAGTGTTGAAAATGGATACCTTGTTGTAAACACAGAAAACGAAGAGATTGAGAAATTTATTGCTTTTTTAATTCAGAGCCACCTCGGAGAATTTTTGAAAAACAGGTACACAAGAAGAAAAGTGCTGTACATCCACGAAGGAATGGAAGTGCCCCTCTTAGGCTACAACGGGTTCGGGCTAATAGATAGGGGTACAAATTTAATCCAAGTTAGAGGATCAACAGGGTGCAACCTCTCATGTATTTTCTGCTCTGTTGATGAAGGGCCCTATTCAAGAACCCGACTTCTCGATTACGTTGTTGATGTTGACTACCTGCTAAAATGGTTTGATGAAGTTGCCAGATTTAAAGGCAAAGGGCTTGAGGCACATTTAGATGGACAAGGAGAACCACTACTATATCCATTTATTGTGGAGCTGGTTCAAGGGCTTAGGGAAAACCCAAACGTCAGCGTAATTTCACTGCAGAGCAATGGAGCACTGCTAAACGACAAGCTTGTTGAGGAGCTAGCAGAGGCAGGGCTGGATAGGGTGAACCTCTCAATTCATTCCCTTGATCCCGAAAAAGCAAAAATGCTAATGGGAATGAAGGACTACGACCTTAACCACGTTTTGGAGATGGCAGAGGCGCTTATAAATGCCGGGATTGATGTTCTTTTGGCCCCGGTAATAATCTTCGGAATAAACGACAATGAGGCAGAAGCATTTATAGAATTCGTCCGGAAAATTGGTGCCGGAAAAAGATGGCCCGCTTTGGGTTTCCAGAATTATGTCCCCTACAAGTTTGGCAGACGTCCCACGGTAAAGTTCCTATCGTTTAAAGAATTTTACGCATGGCTTAGAGCTTTAGAAGAAAAAACTGGGATGAGGCCTCTTGTTCTAAGGCCAGAACACTTTGGAATGCACAGAAGGAGGTTCATCCCTCTGCAGTTCCACGTTGGAGAAGTTGTCAAAGTAAAGGTTATCCTCCCCGGAAGAATTGAGGGAGAAATGCTGGGAACTGCGAGAAATAGGTTGATAGAGATTATAAACACGAATGCAAAAGTTGGAGACGAAATCAAGGTAAAGATTGTGAGAACAAGGCACGGGATTTACGTTGGAACTCCAGTTTAG
- a CDS encoding ACT domain-containing protein — protein sequence MWGKLEHYFDEYPVRKQIAKLLLKYGLKVSDDMKIKCGEIEVPYTKIAKALDVDRRVVKETVAMILKIPELREIYTNLEPTVHMKYVGRHVGYGVIEIEPEPRAIGILAKVASKIAERGINIVQVVAEDPELYPEATLTIITEKPIPGDLINELSKLEGVKRISIY from the coding sequence ATGTGGGGCAAACTTGAGCACTACTTTGACGAGTATCCAGTGAGAAAGCAAATAGCAAAACTGTTATTGAAATATGGCCTCAAGGTTTCAGATGACATGAAAATCAAATGCGGTGAGATAGAGGTTCCATATACCAAAATAGCCAAAGCTCTTGATGTAGATAGAAGAGTCGTCAAAGAGACCGTTGCCATGATACTAAAAATCCCTGAACTTAGAGAGATATACACAAACCTTGAGCCAACAGTGCACATGAAGTATGTCGGAAGGCACGTCGGTTATGGAGTCATAGAAATAGAACCAGAGCCAAGGGCTATAGGAATACTGGCAAAAGTTGCATCGAAGATTGCAGAAAGGGGAATAAACATTGTACAGGTCGTTGCAGAGGATCCCGAGCTTTATCCTGAGGCCACTTTAACAATAATCACCGAGAAGCCGATTCCTGGCGATCTAATAAACGAACTCTCAAAGCTTGAAGGTGTTAAGCGTATTTCTATTTACTGA
- a CDS encoding Na+/H+ antiporter subunit E: MGEASRISRYIYTVLTLFVIWLFLTSSFDPQEVAIGAIFALIVGALTYEVFTERGLGNLSPKRVLYFIAYIPYFLWAMIKANLDVAYRVLHPKRPINPGIVECKTVLTNNVGKLALANSITLTPGTITLDVKGNRYFIHWIDVKDESVEGASEKITKPFEKFLKVIFE; this comes from the coding sequence ATGGGAGAAGCAAGCAGGATAAGCCGATATATTTACACCGTTTTGACATTGTTTGTTATTTGGTTGTTTCTAACGAGCAGTTTTGATCCCCAAGAAGTTGCAATTGGAGCAATATTCGCACTAATCGTTGGCGCGCTGACTTATGAGGTTTTCACGGAGAGGGGCTTAGGGAATCTTAGCCCGAAGAGAGTGCTTTATTTCATAGCGTACATACCTTACTTCCTTTGGGCAATGATAAAGGCAAATCTAGACGTTGCGTACCGTGTTCTGCATCCAAAAAGACCCATTAACCCAGGAATTGTTGAATGCAAAACAGTTCTCACAAATAACGTTGGAAAACTGGCTCTTGCCAATTCAATAACTTTGACTCCAGGTACAATTACCCTTGACGTTAAAGGAAATCGCTACTTCATCCACTGGATTGATGTGAAGGACGAAAGTGTAGAAGGTGCGTCTGAGAAAATAACTAAGCCTTTTGAAAAATTCCTGAAGGTGATCTTCGAATGA
- a CDS encoding monovalent cation/H+ antiporter complex subunit F, whose protein sequence is MIAVYLFLIAAAVVLSMYRFFRGPTTADRIVAVDIMTTLTTGLMVLFALYYKRAIFLDVALVYAVLAFVGVVAFARYMEGGL, encoded by the coding sequence ATGATAGCGGTTTATCTATTCCTAATTGCCGCTGCCGTTGTTTTGAGCATGTACAGGTTCTTCAGAGGGCCAACTACAGCAGATAGAATCGTAGCAGTAGACATAATGACGACCTTAACCACCGGCTTGATGGTGCTGTTTGCCCTCTACTACAAGAGAGCAATATTCCTTGATGTAGCGCTGGTTTATGCCGTGCTCGCTTTTGTCGGAGTTGTAGCTTTTGCCAGATACATGGAGGGAGGTTTATGA
- the mnhG gene encoding monovalent cation/H(+) antiporter subunit G, with product MSIASLIGQVLVLIGAFFYVVSALGLIRMPDVYNRMQTATKSATLGSLGVIIGAGIWAIGEVGSYSWIPKTLVIAIFLLLTNPISAHALIRAAYRSGVPLWEGSVVDKYKEAEKSLERVEGIKGNLEEALEEGEKDE from the coding sequence ATGAGCATTGCATCACTAATCGGCCAGGTTCTTGTACTCATTGGAGCTTTCTTCTATGTGGTATCTGCGCTGGGTTTAATTAGAATGCCAGATGTATACAACAGAATGCAAACTGCAACAAAAAGTGCAACTCTGGGTTCTCTGGGTGTGATCATAGGCGCTGGAATATGGGCTATTGGAGAGGTGGGAAGCTACTCTTGGATTCCAAAGACACTGGTAATTGCCATATTCCTGCTCCTCACTAATCCAATATCCGCACATGCACTAATTAGGGCTGCTTACAGGAGCGGAGTGCCCTTATGGGAAGGCAGCGTCGTTGATAAGTACAAGGAGGCAGAAAAGTCTCTGGAGCGAGTAGAGGGGATAAAAGGGAATTTAGAAGAGGCTTTGGAGGAGGGTGAAAAGGATGAATGA
- a CDS encoding DUF4040 domain-containing protein produces MNDWVAIFITALMVISAIFAVEWRDLLAAVIGMAAVSLFASIAFFFLQAPDVAMVEAAIGAALSAAVFIFAIKRTERYESEEEGTGWWARW; encoded by the coding sequence ATGAATGATTGGGTCGCGATTTTCATAACCGCTCTCATGGTAATCTCCGCAATCTTCGCAGTTGAATGGAGGGATCTCCTAGCGGCAGTCATTGGAATGGCTGCAGTGAGTCTTTTTGCCTCGATAGCGTTCTTCTTCCTCCAAGCACCCGATGTGGCTATGGTAGAGGCGGCAATAGGTGCTGCATTGAGCGCTGCCGTGTTTATATTTGCAATAAAGAGGACTGAGAGGTACGAGAGCGAAGAAGAAGGCACAGGATGGTGGGCGAGATGGTAA
- a CDS encoding Na(+)/H(+) antiporter subunit B, whose amino-acid sequence MVKRILAIVFILIIGFWMAKALDQIPFGQDRMLVGKYYLEHVTEDTGAINAVTAVVVNYRGFDTLGEVTVLFIASTGVAALLWRKKRKRTAKTEGSIVLTTGARLLLPFIMLFGAYIFIHGHLTPGGGFPGGATIATAFLFFYLAFTVYEIDHKIFEPLEGFAGLGYVTVGLIGLAIGGYFLFDWIWQTWGIGRENVGRLLSAGFIPIIYTLIGIKVGTELTGIVDNMIKEPEEGG is encoded by the coding sequence ATGGTAAAGCGAATCCTTGCCATAGTCTTTATCCTAATAATCGGTTTCTGGATGGCAAAAGCACTTGATCAGATTCCATTTGGACAGGACAGGATGCTCGTGGGCAAGTACTACCTTGAGCATGTTACTGAAGACACAGGTGCCATAAACGCTGTAACCGCTGTGGTCGTTAACTACAGAGGTTTTGACACTCTAGGAGAAGTTACCGTGCTCTTTATAGCCTCTACCGGCGTTGCGGCACTTCTATGGAGGAAGAAGAGAAAGAGGACTGCCAAAACAGAAGGAAGCATTGTCCTAACGACAGGTGCGAGGCTTCTTTTGCCGTTTATAATGCTCTTCGGAGCTTACATATTCATCCATGGGCACTTAACCCCGGGCGGAGGATTCCCCGGTGGAGCAACAATCGCAACAGCGTTCTTGTTCTTTTACTTGGCCTTCACGGTCTACGAGATAGACCACAAGATCTTTGAGCCCCTTGAGGGTTTTGCGGGACTTGGCTATGTGACAGTTGGCCTTATAGGTTTGGCAATAGGTGGATACTTCCTCTTTGACTGGATATGGCAAACATGGGGAATCGGAAGAGAAAACGTGGGAAGGCTTCTGAGTGCAGGATTCATACCCATAATTTACACCCTGATTGGGATCAAGGTCGGCACCGAGCTCACGGGAATTGTTGACAACATGATTAAAGAGCCCGAGGAGGGAGGGTAA